The Solanum pennellii chromosome 4, SPENNV200 genomic interval GCTGGCTATGCTGTTGGAGCACGGATTTTAGAACTCCTCTGCCACAGGGAAAAGGTATGAAACGTCAATGCTATTGCCACCCTAATGTTctgcttttaattttttcacttaGAGAAACTCCATATCTCGATGCTCGGTATCTGTTGTCAGACCAGTAAACCTCGATTGCATAATTATCTGGGCCAGTTCTCTCCATTTAATCTATGTCCATTATATAGAAATGTGTACTTCGAGCATATTTACTTACTGTAATTTTAAGCATAATCATGTTTGTGTCTTCAAAATGTTCCTCGACTGAGAAATGTTTTTCAACCATGATCTTTTGATTTTGACACTTAAAAGACTGGGAAACTATAGAGGATAATATGATGACTACCTGTAAACGTAGTCATATCCTTAACCAAAGTCATTCCCAATAAAAGTTCAGAAGTTGGACAAAATCAAGAATAGATTGTGAGAGGAGCTAGCTGTACTGCTGCTACCATGGCTACTTTACTACGTGAAAGGATGCAAATTGCATCATGCAATATTACATAAAATCCTATAAAGCTACTTTCAACAATTTAAGCAAGCAAATTGTGATGGTCATTTGTAGAACTAGTTGACAAGCTATATTTTCAAAGTTGATACGGTAATTGTTcttaaaatcttcataatgCTGCAGGGAAACAGAAGGGAGACACGTTTACTGGGTATATTATCATTTGTGCATAGCACAGTATGGAAGGTTTTGTTTGGGAAGGTCAACTTTTTTTACTTCCTTCTGTCTTACTCTTTTTTGCTTAAACACCTTTCAAATCTCTTTGATTATACTGATTGTTTTCTTGGGGAACTGCACTTCATCTCTTGTTTATTGGtgattgtattgatttttggtTTAATGTTGTGGGGGTGGGAATGACTGAAAACTTCTTCAGTGCAAAAGGAGTTTAAATAGGTCGTTTGACGAGATCCATTCCTTACACTTCTAGGAGCTATCTTTGCCCATGTTTTAAAAGTATTCCACTTAGCAAGAAGCAAGCATGGAAAATTTAAGCctatattttatcactttctcTAACTGCTTAGGATGTACTATGCGTAGCATGTGAATGTTGCGGTCcatcttttcttcattttagctCGAGTTGATGGAATATCAATAGGCTCTGTCGATTTGATGCTTTGTCATTGTGTTAATTTGATATGCTGGTGAGCTTTTGGTTAGGGGTTCTTCAGTTTGCTGTGAGAGAGATTGCACATAAATGATGTCGTAAGAACGAACGTCTTTATAACGAAAGCATAATGGAGTTGATATTCTGATCGTAGTTCTTTTTCAGTTACCTCATTGAAGAACCGCTCACTCTCTGCCACAATTTTAATAATGCGTAAAACTGTAACGTGGTTGGAGCTAAAATCATTTTCCAAACTTACTGTATTCGAAGTTTTGACATTCTCCTCTTTATCtatgattaatatttttctcttgaatTGTACTTGATATTATCTCTTAATTTGTTCTGAAGTTCATTGCCACATGTATCAACTTCCTAATTACAAGAGATATACCATTTTGTTAAAAGCTAACAATTGGTTTCAGAATACTTGCATGTTGATAAGAAGCAAGTGTTTTTCCTTTTGTGTGTTTATAGGTCAGAAGTCTCCTACCACTCACAGTCTCGCTTTAACACAacatttcacatattttttccATTATGACCTAGACCATCTAGAGTAATTCCTTTCAGTGCTTTGGTTCAGTTTGTTATTCTTAGAATCTGTTTAGCGTTTTAGGTCCCTCTGATTGTGATATAAGTCTCTCTGTCTCTTGATCAAGTAATTCATAGTTTGCAAGAGTAATTCATCATTTTGTATGAGTTTTTTAAAGCTTTTCTCAATTGTTTCTTCAATGGCATGCTCATTGGTTTGAGTGGCATCAAGCTCCTCTAGCGTAATTGTCTTTAGTGACCAACCAAGTTATTCTGCCTGTGAATTTGTTTTAGGATTGGATTAGATGAAACATTTTGGTTTTTGTATACAGGTTGCTGATTCACTTGAGAAAGGCACTGAAcatgaagatgaatatatgattagtGAGAAGGAGCTCCTTGTGAACAGGTGATCTCGACTGAAGCCATTGTAAATGCTTCCGATTATCTACTTACTGAACTAACTCTTGTATTCATTTTGGGATCATTTGCATTTGAATTTTAGATTCATTTCAATTCCAAAAGATATGGGTGCTTTCAACTGCGGAGCTTTCGTTGCGGGTATTGTAAGGGTAAGAACATCATCGGCTTTGCTTTGTCTACCATTTCTGAGagctataatttattttcttattttcttctcgAAGGGAGTTCTGGAAAATGCAGGGTTTCCAGCGGTCGTGACAGCTCATTTTGTCCCTGTGGAGGGGCAGCACCGACCACGAACaacaattttgataaaatttgcTGAAGAGGTAAATCAGTTTTATTTGATCTTTCTGCTTTAACTATATACTAGTTGGCTGCTCTACTGAATTTTTGCGAACTGTTCATTCCTTAGTTTCACAATCATAGATAAGTGCCACCCACTCAATTGGCTATTTCCTCTGGTTCATTTTATGTAAATTTGTTTGATTAAACGTCGAGcttaagaaagaaacaaaacCTTCTAGAACTTATCGGTGTAAAATCATGTCATTAAGGATAAACTGCAAAGCTTAAAGCTAATTGTTTTCAAAGGAAAATAGTGTCACGTAAAATGAAACAAATTGAGTATTTCTTACATGACGACAATGTTAGATTGTTAGTCATCTCGGCATTGAAGACGCGGAACTCCTGTGTCTTCCTTCACACTAACCTCCCACCCCAAAA includes:
- the LOC107015822 gene encoding trafficking protein particle complex subunit 5 → MISVGKIKQYSNVLERPLSKGKQEVSLSAFAFLFSELVQYNQTQVDNITELERRLEDAGYAVGARILELLCHREKGNRRETRLLGILSFVHSTVWKVLFGKVADSLEKGTEHEDEYMISEKELLVNRFISIPKDMGAFNCGAFVAGIVRGVLENAGFPAVVTAHFVPVEGQHRPRTTILIKFAEEVLRREATLS